One stretch of Chitinophaga pendula DNA includes these proteins:
- a CDS encoding sensor histidine kinase: MQAIKTLIKRNWLAIMGHVVFWSALLLLPQLLNMPEWREQGRRYGLPYTFFLIAGLLNILLFYCNVFFLYPRLFHRRTWWLYFLCLLLLVMITNAAKVGLLKGWFGEVAIDSYTGRYIFFPSVLLAAAGFIYRLIRDKMRHDRLLQEQRAMQLATELKLLRSQVSPHFLFNVLNGMVALSRQGASQLEPALIRLSGLMRYMLYQPEVQRVPLRQEVAYVQDYIALQRMRFDTEVEITEDWPDIGEQLIAPMLLIPFVENAFKHGIGMVTGPYIHIHMYTAAAALHFVVENNFLEVPGQSKDQVSGIGLTNVRSRLELLYPGRYRLHIRQEGNIFIVHLQLPLE, from the coding sequence ATGCAGGCAATAAAGACCTTGATAAAGCGTAACTGGCTGGCGATTATGGGGCACGTCGTCTTCTGGAGCGCCTTGTTGTTACTTCCCCAGCTGCTGAACATGCCTGAATGGCGGGAACAGGGCAGGCGCTACGGGCTGCCCTATACTTTTTTCCTGATAGCCGGATTACTGAACATCTTACTCTTTTATTGCAATGTCTTCTTTTTATATCCCCGTTTATTCCATCGCCGCACGTGGTGGCTGTATTTCCTTTGCCTGTTGCTATTAGTAATGATCACCAACGCTGCGAAGGTAGGATTGTTGAAGGGCTGGTTCGGGGAAGTAGCGATCGACAGTTATACCGGACGGTATATCTTTTTCCCTTCTGTACTGCTGGCGGCAGCTGGGTTTATTTATCGGTTAATACGTGATAAGATGCGGCATGACCGGTTATTACAGGAACAGCGGGCGATGCAGCTGGCAACGGAACTAAAACTGTTGCGTTCCCAGGTGAGTCCGCATTTTCTGTTCAACGTATTGAACGGGATGGTGGCCTTATCGCGGCAGGGAGCGTCACAGCTGGAGCCGGCGCTGATCCGGTTGTCCGGATTGATGCGTTATATGCTGTACCAGCCGGAAGTACAGCGGGTACCCTTGCGGCAGGAGGTAGCGTATGTGCAGGACTATATTGCGCTGCAGCGCATGCGGTTTGATACGGAAGTGGAGATAACAGAAGACTGGCCGGATATCGGAGAGCAATTGATAGCGCCGATGCTGCTCATCCCTTTTGTAGAAAATGCATTCAAACATGGGATCGGAATGGTAACCGGTCCGTATATACATATCCATATGTATACAGCGGCGGCAGCATTACACTTCGTCGTGGAAAATAATTTCCTGGAAGTACCAGGCCAGTCGAAAGACCAGGTATCTGGTATTGGTTTAACTAATGTGCGGTCCCGGTTGGAGCTGCTCTACCCCGGGCGGTACCGGCTGCATATCCGGCAGGAAGGGAATATCTTTATTGTCCATTTACAACTACCACTGGAATGA
- a CDS encoding LytR/AlgR family response regulator transcription factor gives MIRCIAIDDEKLALDLLEDNIRQIPFLQLAGRCWNAMEAAALLQQQEVDLLFLDIQMPGISGLQFLQTLLHPPMVILVTAYEQYALESYQLNVIDYLLKPVAMERFLKACNKAQALQQFYRPAPDMPVYPPYFFVNVEYSLVKVTLSDILYIEGLKDYIKIHVASTHVPVVTRMSLKAMEERLPSADFARVHKSYIVALHRVTALKRDILLIGNREVPVGDAYKDVIYQQLQHPGS, from the coding sequence ATGATCAGATGTATTGCGATCGATGATGAAAAACTGGCGCTTGACCTGCTGGAAGATAACATACGGCAGATACCTTTCCTGCAGTTAGCCGGGCGTTGCTGGAATGCGATGGAAGCGGCAGCGTTGTTACAGCAGCAGGAGGTAGACCTGCTTTTCCTGGATATACAAATGCCCGGCATCAGTGGATTACAGTTCTTGCAGACATTGTTACATCCGCCGATGGTGATATTGGTCACTGCCTATGAGCAATACGCGTTGGAGAGCTATCAGCTGAATGTGATCGACTATTTACTGAAACCGGTAGCGATGGAGCGGTTCCTGAAGGCATGTAATAAAGCGCAGGCATTACAACAGTTCTACCGGCCTGCACCGGATATGCCGGTATATCCGCCTTATTTTTTCGTAAATGTGGAGTATAGTCTTGTCAAGGTAACGTTGTCGGATATACTATATATAGAAGGGTTGAAAGATTATATCAAGATACATGTCGCCAGTACCCATGTGCCGGTGGTGACGCGTATGAGCCTTAAAGCTATGGAAGAGCGGCTGCCGTCTGCTGATTTTGCCCGGGTACATAAATCTTATATCGTAGCCTTACACCGGGTGACGGCGTTAAAAAGAGATATCCTGCTGATCGGCAACCGGGAAGTGCCGGTAGGGGATGCGTATAAAGATGTTATTTACCAGCAATTGCAACATCCCGGTAGCTGA
- a CDS encoding DUF4302 domain-containing protein — MKKTLIYTLLALAGLSACNKGLDDTVFDKTSDARLDAVLQDYQAKLSGAPNGWKLAIAPADTNYRYVYFFWNRFGNNNRVISRYQAQPALESSFRLKAMQRPELIFDTYTYLHDLSNPVPQVPGALTGKGLSADFEFEILSGTADSFVLKGKYNGSDAKLYKASPTDSANSATLATSLYPLAGTYAVKGRALFYPGGTPTGTPTTVAIPAEKRAVPLTIPNTVGVEFSNQSGNGWLYRITFDPATSKITSVVPSPTLTNSITAGSFKVLDYSYDASLKQIFLKTSYINTAGAYRDVEETLTLK; from the coding sequence ATGAAAAAAACGCTCATATATACGTTGCTGGCATTGGCAGGCCTCAGCGCCTGTAACAAAGGCCTGGACGATACCGTATTTGATAAGACATCTGATGCGAGGCTGGACGCCGTATTGCAGGATTACCAGGCCAAACTTTCGGGTGCGCCCAATGGATGGAAGCTGGCAATAGCACCTGCTGATACCAACTATCGCTACGTGTATTTCTTCTGGAACCGCTTTGGGAATAACAACAGGGTGATATCCAGGTATCAGGCACAACCTGCCCTGGAAAGCAGCTTTCGCCTGAAGGCGATGCAGCGGCCGGAGCTGATATTTGATACTTACACGTACCTGCATGATCTCTCCAACCCGGTACCACAGGTGCCCGGTGCGTTGACTGGTAAAGGACTTTCTGCAGACTTCGAATTTGAGATATTGTCTGGTACCGCAGATTCTTTTGTATTGAAAGGAAAATACAATGGCAGTGATGCCAAGCTGTATAAAGCCAGCCCTACAGATTCTGCCAATTCAGCTACTTTAGCCACTTCACTGTATCCGCTAGCGGGTACCTATGCAGTAAAAGGAAGGGCATTGTTTTATCCGGGTGGTACACCCACCGGTACGCCCACTACCGTGGCGATCCCGGCAGAAAAGAGAGCAGTGCCGCTGACCATTCCTAATACCGTTGGCGTAGAGTTTTCCAACCAGAGCGGTAATGGCTGGCTGTATCGTATCACCTTTGATCCGGCTACCAGCAAGATCACCAGCGTGGTGCCCAGCCCTACCTTGACTAATAGCATTACTGCTGGCAGCTTTAAAGTACTGGATTACTCCTATGATGCCAGCCTGAAGCAGATATTCCTCAAGACGTCTTATATCAACACCGCTGGTGCTTACCGCGATGTGGAGGAGACACTTACCTTGAAGTAG
- a CDS encoding ATP-binding protein: protein MPILSEKKTFYHFALIAFLVIALTAIFFIGFFRQKSSRQLSSSVKELVGAHADIARIDGVIQSMYAAENYFRFYTLTYEKNYYNKYNVELNSIANQLDSLSNADKESSERLQALLINKEKRASIFVKVKQMTDSLLLFSHKIDSLRPAEISLAGARNLLPRTPTRTDTIITSASQAGRKKLFGRLKDAFANKPTKQTSQKIIRSGVDSSTSSTTTETQQLRKLQQYYDQQYKNAVRNHRNLNQREYEMVMANENLFKELQHQLSALKSEELAAADKRRVILGENIDQTIYKLDRNALWMALLMLVLLAFIFYSIIRLYRNDKRLLQAKKEAERFAKLKSEFIATLSHEIRTPLNSLAGYSEYLAKSSLAQEQLETVDAIKLSSDMLLSVVNNILDFSRMETNRLQLSNAAFSPREVIEGVAKGLMIQAQKKGLTLITHVYFSGAIKLKGDSFRLKQIVVNLVGNAIKFTSKGSITISATMQQDGDKRLLKVSVADTGIGIAPDDLPIIFEEFTQAGKHKNRAERQEGSGLGLYIIKKIIDLHKGKITVQSTPGKGSEFRFEIPYPAADTPSGANNAVKPTIPNSNTDMTTPQHPTPTSGQPGEKPVLLVAEDNVLNRKMLAMILDQAGYPFTLAADGREALDLFRQHKFDMVLTDIDMPTMDGITLTSEIRRMPDTAKSVVPILAITGNVLDEDLVQYTKAGVDGFIFKPYRLEEVTEKIVQFNVLKTLKS, encoded by the coding sequence ATGCCTATCTTATCAGAGAAAAAGACTTTTTATCACTTTGCTCTCATCGCGTTCCTCGTTATTGCGCTAACTGCTATTTTTTTTATCGGTTTTTTCCGGCAGAAAAGTTCCAGGCAACTCAGTTCGTCTGTGAAAGAACTGGTGGGCGCCCACGCGGATATCGCCAGGATAGACGGGGTGATACAATCCATGTACGCAGCGGAGAACTATTTCAGGTTTTATACACTGACTTACGAAAAGAACTACTACAATAAGTATAACGTAGAGCTAAACAGTATCGCCAATCAGCTGGATTCGCTGAGCAATGCCGATAAGGAGAGCAGCGAAAGATTACAGGCATTGCTGATCAACAAAGAAAAGAGGGCTTCCATCTTTGTCAAGGTAAAGCAAATGACCGATTCCCTGCTGTTGTTCTCTCACAAGATAGATAGCCTGCGGCCGGCAGAAATATCATTGGCAGGTGCCAGGAACCTGCTTCCCCGTACCCCTACCCGTACCGACACGATCATTACATCGGCGTCTCAAGCCGGCAGGAAAAAGCTGTTCGGCAGGCTCAAAGATGCGTTTGCCAACAAACCCACCAAACAGACCTCCCAGAAGATCATACGTAGTGGAGTAGATTCTTCTACCAGCTCGACGACAACAGAGACCCAACAACTACGCAAACTGCAGCAATACTATGACCAGCAGTATAAAAATGCCGTACGTAATCACCGCAACCTGAACCAGCGGGAATACGAGATGGTGATGGCCAACGAGAACCTGTTCAAGGAACTGCAACACCAGCTTTCCGCGTTGAAAAGTGAGGAGCTGGCGGCAGCGGATAAACGGCGGGTCATTTTGGGAGAAAATATTGACCAGACTATCTACAAACTGGATCGCAATGCCCTCTGGATGGCCTTGCTGATGCTGGTGTTACTGGCATTCATTTTTTACTCTATCATCCGTTTGTACCGCAATGATAAACGACTGTTACAGGCGAAGAAAGAGGCGGAGCGATTTGCCAAACTGAAAAGTGAATTTATTGCCACGCTCAGTCATGAGATCCGTACGCCGCTTAATTCCCTGGCCGGCTATTCTGAGTATCTGGCTAAATCCAGTCTTGCACAGGAGCAGCTGGAAACGGTGGATGCGATCAAACTCTCTTCAGACATGCTGTTGTCTGTCGTGAATAATATACTGGACTTCTCCCGTATGGAGACCAACCGTTTGCAGCTGAGTAATGCGGCTTTTTCTCCCCGTGAGGTGATTGAAGGCGTAGCCAAAGGACTGATGATACAGGCGCAGAAAAAAGGATTGACACTGATCACACATGTGTATTTCTCTGGCGCTATCAAGTTGAAAGGGGATAGTTTCCGGCTGAAGCAGATCGTTGTGAACCTCGTCGGTAATGCGATCAAATTCACCAGCAAAGGCAGCATCACTATTAGCGCCACGATGCAACAGGATGGCGACAAACGCCTGCTGAAAGTGTCTGTAGCAGATACCGGCATAGGTATTGCGCCGGACGACCTGCCTATTATATTCGAAGAGTTCACGCAGGCCGGCAAACATAAAAACCGGGCCGAACGCCAGGAAGGCAGCGGGCTGGGACTTTATATCATCAAAAAGATTATTGATCTACATAAAGGAAAAATCACTGTGCAAAGTACACCGGGCAAAGGTTCAGAATTCCGCTTTGAGATCCCTTATCCTGCAGCAGACACCCCTTCCGGTGCCAACAATGCCGTAAAGCCTACTATTCCTAATTCCAACACCGACATGACAACACCTCAGCACCCTACACCAACTTCCGGCCAGCCAGGCGAAAAGCCTGTATTACTGGTCGCAGAGGACAATGTCCTCAACCGAAAAATGCTGGCCATGATCCTGGATCAGGCGGGCTATCCTTTTACGCTGGCCGCTGATGGCCGGGAAGCGCTGGATCTCTTCCGGCAGCATAAGTTTGATATGGTCCTGACCGATATCGACATGCCCACGATGGACGGCATTACGCTGACCAGTGAGATCAGGCGGATGCCTGACACAGCTAAATCGGTAGTACCTATCCTGGCAATCACCGGTAATGTACTGGATGAAGACCTGGTACAATATACCAAAGCCGGTGTGGATGGCTTCATTTTCAAGCCTTACCGCCTGGAAGAGGTGACCGAAAAGATCGTGCAATTCAACGTTTTAAAGACCCTAAAAAGCTAG
- a CDS encoding RagB/SusD family nutrient uptake outer membrane protein, whose protein sequence is MLYKSKKYRVGERLGILLLLVGSTLTMPGCKKYLEQVPDNRTELNSPDKVSQLLTSAYVKNDYITFCEALSDNSLDRGIPAGQYVGDVRVNENPYQFLDYASTSAGSSEVYWGACYEAIAAANQALEACNNAANPAAYAPYKGEALLARAYAHFMLVTFFSKPYDPATAANDPGIPYVNEPEKTLYKQYSRGTVAQVYDMIDKDIQTGLPLIDDKAYKLPAYRFNKAAANAFAARFYLFKKDYDKVITYAGNLGDLKSYLRPWNTVYARYTSAELSNVYTRATEKSNLLLAESNSLWNRGLNSYRFGMTSNIADTLFFRPNVTGGRWSNKYFYSIANPERVYTIKYAEQFVETGPGIGFAYVHIPLLEAEEVLFNRAEAYVMKADYSSALTDLNNYIATRITNYNPATHDLTLDKVKAFYGGLDEKQAMLKAILDIKRMEFVQEGIRWMDILRHRLPVTHIAPGGKKLELSANDNRKVIQIPQTAQAENIAPNPR, encoded by the coding sequence ATGCTATATAAATCAAAGAAATACCGGGTAGGTGAAAGACTGGGCATCCTATTGCTGCTGGTAGGCAGTACGCTGACAATGCCTGGTTGTAAGAAGTACCTGGAACAGGTACCTGATAACAGAACAGAGCTTAACAGCCCCGATAAGGTGTCGCAGTTGCTGACATCTGCCTATGTGAAAAATGATTATATTACTTTTTGCGAAGCATTGTCCGACAACTCCCTGGATAGGGGAATCCCCGCGGGCCAATACGTAGGAGATGTTCGCGTCAACGAGAATCCCTACCAGTTCCTGGATTATGCGTCTACATCGGCTGGTTCCAGTGAAGTATACTGGGGTGCTTGTTACGAAGCGATCGCCGCTGCCAACCAGGCACTGGAAGCGTGTAACAATGCTGCTAATCCTGCTGCCTATGCACCTTACAAAGGAGAGGCCTTACTGGCCCGTGCCTATGCACACTTCATGCTGGTAACTTTCTTTTCCAAGCCTTATGATCCTGCTACTGCAGCAAATGATCCCGGTATCCCTTATGTGAATGAGCCGGAAAAGACTTTGTATAAACAGTATAGCCGTGGAACTGTCGCACAGGTATATGACATGATCGATAAGGATATCCAGACCGGATTGCCACTGATCGATGACAAAGCGTATAAACTGCCTGCCTACCGGTTTAACAAGGCTGCCGCTAATGCCTTTGCTGCCCGTTTCTATCTTTTCAAAAAGGACTATGATAAGGTCATCACTTATGCAGGTAACCTCGGTGATCTGAAAAGTTATCTGCGCCCCTGGAATACCGTATATGCGCGATACACATCGGCAGAGTTATCGAACGTATATACCCGGGCTACAGAAAAAAGTAACCTGTTACTTGCAGAGTCGAATTCATTGTGGAACAGGGGGCTGAATTCTTATCGTTTCGGGATGACCTCCAATATCGCAGATACCTTGTTCTTTAGGCCGAACGTAACCGGTGGCAGATGGTCCAATAAGTACTTCTATTCTATTGCAAATCCCGAGCGGGTTTATACCATCAAGTACGCCGAACAGTTTGTAGAAACAGGCCCCGGTATCGGATTCGCCTATGTGCACATCCCGCTGCTGGAAGCGGAAGAAGTATTATTCAACCGGGCGGAAGCCTATGTGATGAAAGCCGATTATAGCAGTGCCCTCACTGATCTGAATAATTATATCGCTACCCGTATTACCAACTACAATCCCGCAACCCATGATCTGACGCTGGATAAGGTAAAAGCCTTCTATGGTGGGTTAGACGAAAAACAGGCGATGTTGAAAGCAATACTGGATATTAAACGGATGGAGTTCGTACAGGAGGGAATAAGGTGGATGGACATCCTGCGCCATCGCCTGCCGGTGACCCACATAGCGCCTGGTGGCAAAAAGCTGGAACTATCGGCCAATGATAACAGGAAGGTGATCCAGATACCGCAGACTGCCCAGGCAGAGAATATCGCTCCTAATCCTCGTTAG
- a CDS encoding histidine phosphatase family protein codes for MTQIGIIRHGITQWNKEGRAQGSTDIPLDEEGILQAHLLGKKLAQEPWDRIFASDLKRARETAEIIAGYVGIDAVLTDIRLREAGAGQLEGTTEAERVVKWGATWKTLDLGGESKEEVVARGLSFLQDITAHYPGEKILIVSHGAFIRYLLPALLPDIAITEPLKNTSLTRLVRLESSWNCELYNCTLHLDVAV; via the coding sequence ATGACGCAAATTGGTATCATCCGTCACGGGATCACACAATGGAATAAGGAAGGGAGAGCACAGGGAAGTACGGACATACCACTCGATGAGGAAGGTATCCTGCAAGCCCATCTTTTAGGTAAGAAGCTGGCGCAGGAACCCTGGGATCGCATCTTTGCCAGCGACCTTAAGCGGGCGAGAGAGACCGCCGAGATCATCGCCGGTTACGTTGGTATTGACGCTGTCCTGACTGATATCCGCCTTCGTGAAGCCGGCGCCGGGCAGCTGGAAGGCACCACGGAAGCCGAAAGGGTCGTGAAATGGGGCGCAACCTGGAAGACGCTGGACCTGGGTGGAGAAAGCAAAGAAGAAGTGGTTGCCCGAGGACTATCTTTCCTGCAGGATATCACCGCCCACTACCCTGGCGAAAAGATACTGATCGTCAGTCATGGTGCCTTTATCCGGTACCTGCTGCCGGCACTGCTGCCCGATATTGCCATCACGGAGCCACTGAAAAACACCTCGCTGACGCGGCTGGTACGCCTGGAAAGTTCCTGGAACTGCGAGTTGTACAATTGCACCCTACACCTGGACGTAGCCGTATAA
- a CDS encoding substrate import-associated zinc metallohydrolase lipoprotein codes for MKRAIIGLLGMLTIGLISCKKKDIPENVSINGLGGDVWQKTALDKWLYDSITSPYNIEMKYKWDITEFDFVFTLVPPKEGVVIPVTQSVLRLWIDTYNKAAGTNMFMKQYAPKQIVLSGSPALNKDGSGVAGLAEGGLRILLFSMNTFNQKDRARVEEMAQLIHHEFTHILNQKKAYPPSFEKITADAYLPGSWNQINATTDPPFRYGFVSNYGRSQPGEDIAEIVAWMLVWGKDGYEKRIADFLASKPAKNNGESDVDYNIRIGPILAKNKDGIAKLRQKEALIVQYFKDSYKLDLYYLQTLVQESIKELTK; via the coding sequence ATGAAAAGAGCAATCATAGGTTTACTGGGGATGCTGACCATCGGCCTGATCTCCTGCAAGAAAAAAGATATACCCGAAAATGTTTCTATTAATGGGCTGGGGGGAGATGTATGGCAAAAGACAGCTCTGGACAAATGGCTATACGACTCTATCACATCTCCCTATAACATTGAGATGAAATATAAATGGGACATCACGGAATTCGACTTTGTATTTACGTTGGTGCCGCCAAAAGAAGGAGTGGTGATCCCGGTAACGCAGTCAGTATTACGGCTATGGATAGACACTTATAATAAGGCTGCGGGTACGAATATGTTCATGAAACAGTATGCACCCAAGCAGATAGTATTATCCGGCAGCCCGGCGTTGAATAAAGACGGCAGCGGTGTTGCAGGACTGGCAGAAGGTGGCCTGCGTATATTGCTGTTTTCGATGAACACGTTCAACCAGAAGGACAGAGCCCGTGTAGAGGAGATGGCGCAGCTGATCCATCACGAGTTTACCCATATCCTCAACCAGAAAAAAGCTTATCCGCCTTCTTTCGAAAAAATAACCGCGGATGCTTATCTGCCAGGTAGCTGGAACCAGATTAATGCCACTACTGATCCCCCATTCCGTTATGGATTCGTATCTAATTACGGCCGTAGCCAACCCGGAGAAGACATCGCAGAGATCGTAGCCTGGATGCTTGTATGGGGTAAAGACGGATATGAGAAACGTATCGCAGACTTCCTGGCATCCAAGCCGGCCAAAAACAACGGGGAAAGCGATGTGGATTATAACATCCGTATAGGACCCATCCTGGCGAAAAATAAGGATGGTATTGCCAAGCTGCGTCAGAAAGAAGCATTGATAGTACAGTACTTCAAAGATTCTTACAAACTGGACTTGTACTATCTGCAAACGTTGGTACAGGAATCTATCAAGGAATTAACCAAATAA